CCGAACACTCATTATTTGTTACTCATTACTTTCTCTCAACACCTGCAACCTGCAACCTGAAACCTGACACCTACCCTTATCCAATATTCTTAAACCGAACTGAGGTTATCTTAAAGAGCAAGAATTAAAAGTTACTTTAAACAAATGTGAGGAAATTGGCAGAATGTTACATAGTTTAATCGAAAAACTAAGTCAAAATAAAAAAGGGTGAATTTTTCTGACTTTAAACCTGACACCTGATACCTGACACCTGATACCTCAAAACAACAACTAATTATCTTTTTGCCTAACATCAGTTACTAAAGAAGCGATCCTTGTAATTATGACAATACATTCGCCAAAATGAACAAGGAAAATTAAACTGGAGGCCAAGAAGAATTGGGACTTTTGTCGGAAACTAGATTAATAACCAATTTCTTTTGAAAATTCATCGAGTTCAATATTAAGTTTAAGTGTATTTATTCTCGGTTCACCAAAAATGCCTAAGAATCTTCCTTCAGTATGACTTTTTATTAATTCTCGTAGTTGATTGGGATCAAGATTACGTGCGATCGCAATTCTTTCGATTTGATTTTGAGCAGATTGGATACTAATATGAGGGTCTAAACCCGAACCTGAAGTATAAACTAAGTCAGCAGTGGGAGTAATGCCAACTTGTTTGAGTTTGGTGATTTCTGCTTCAATATTTTTGACTAAATCAGGGTTACTAGGCGCTAAATTACTTGCACCAGATACACCAGTTTCGCCCCCATCCTCACCAGTACTATAGTTAATCACACTGGGACGACTCCAAAAATAGCGATCGCTCTGAAAAGACTGACCAATTAAACTAGAACCAATAATATTATTTTGATTGTCTTTAATGAGACTACCATTAGCTTGATATGGTAAAAATATTTGTCCAAAAATTAGGATAAATAAAGGATAAATTATCGCAGTAATTAGCCATAAAATAAGGGTGGCTCGAATAGCTTTAGAAAAATCGTTGACAGAAAGCATTTTAATTATTCTCCGTTAAAAAAAGTAGAATATTCTGATCTTGCAAAAATGCAAAGAAGAAAGGAACGAAACAAAGTTAAAATTTTTCGGGTTGAAAGATAACGACAAAAAGGTAAATAAATAAACTCATTGTCACCAATCCTAATAGTCCTAAAGCATAGGATTGTCCCCTAGAAAAAACCTGATTTGTACTAGCATAAACTAGAGGTGAAATCAAAATATTAACCACTAAAATCGAAAACAAATAAACAGATAACTTATCAGAAAAAAATCTAATTTTCATAATCTTAAAAACAGTAAATTACAGAAACAGATAAAACAACCTCTGTACTCTCTTAAAGACTTTGCACCTTTGCAAGATACTTAAGCCAAACCAGCCGCACTAACCATCATGTCAATAACTTTAATGGCAATAAAAGGAGCAATTACCCCGCCTAAACCATAAATTAAGATATTTCGTTGCAATAATTGATCAGCAGTCAAAGCTCGAAATTTAACTCCCTTGAGTGCAATGGGAATTAACGCTGGAATAATCAAAGCATTGTAAATTAAAGCCGATAAAATGGCCGATTGAGTACTACTTAAATCCATAATGTTTAATGCCCCAATCCCCGTACTAGCAAAAATTGCAGGAATAATGGCAAAGTACTTGGCAACGTCATTGGCGATCGAAAATGTAGTTAACGCACCACGAGTGATAAGTAACTGTTTACCGATAGTAACAATATCAATTAACTTAGTGGGGTCAGAATCTAAGTCCACCATGTTAGCAGCTTCTTTGGCGGCTTGTGTACCAGAATTCATGGCAACACCCACATTAGCTTGAGCAAGTGCCGGAGCGTCATTTGTACCATCTCCCGTCATAGCTACCAGTTTACCTTCTGCTTGTTCACGGCGGATTACTTCGATTTTGTCTTCGGGGGTAGCTTCAGCGATAAAGTCATCCACTCCTGCTTCTTGGGCAATGACAGACGCAGTAATTTGATTATCCCCTGTTAACATAATAGTACGAATACCCATACGACGCATTTGATCAAAACGTTCTCGGATACCGGGTTTAATAATATCTTTAAGGTAAATTACCCCATAAATATCATCACCCTGACAGACCGCTAAAGGAGTGCCTCCTAAACGAGATACTTTTTCGTAGGTGCGATCGAGATCATTGGAAACATTCCCACCTCTGGAACGCACAAAACCTTTGATGGCATCCACTGCACCTTTCCGAATTTCGATACCAGTGTCTAAATCTGTACCACTCATACGAGTACGAGCAGAAAATTCAATCCCTGTAGCCGTATTAATATCAAAATCAGCTTGAGAGCCTAATTGTTGAGCTAAATCAACTATCGATCTTCCTTCGGGGGTTTCGTCAAAAAGACTGGAAATCAAGGCAATATTCGCCACTTCTGCCAAAGTATGACCATTTACAGGGATAAACTCCTCTGCTAAGCGATTACCTAATGTAATAGTACCTGTTTTGTCTAATACTAGAGTATTAATATCCCCACAGGCTTCCACGGCTCTGCCAGAAGTAGCAATGACATTGAATTGAGAAACTCGATCCATCCCTGCAATGCCGATCGCACTAAGTAAACCGCCGATAGTAGTAGGAATAAGGGCAACTAAGAGAGAAATTAACACGGCGATACTAACAGGATTATCTACATAATTGGCAATGGGAGGCATAGTAGCGATAACGATTAAGAAAACCTGAGTTAAAACCGCTAAAAGCACCGTTAAAGCAATTTCATTAGGGGTTTTGCTTCTTTGCGCCCCCTCTACCAAACTAATCATGCGATCGATAAAACCCTTACCCGGATCAGCCGTAACCCTGATAACTAGCTCATCAGAGATAATACGAGTACCACCAGTCACCGAACTGGCAATATCCGTACCCGGTTGCTTTAAAACAGGAGCAGATTCCCCTGTAATAGCGGATTCGTCCACCGAAGCCATACCACCAATAACCTCACCATCGGCAGGAATTATATCCCCCGCAATGACCTTTATTTGGTCATCTCGTTTTAAACTGGTAGAATTAACCTCTTTAATTAAGCCATTAGGAAGAATTAGACGAGCGATCGTATCGCTTTTAGTAGCACGGAGAGCATCCGCTTGAGCTTTACCCCTACCTTCTGCCACTGCTTCTGCAAAATTAGCAAATAAAACAGTTGAGAATAAAATAAGAGTTATTAAACCGTTAAAAAGTCTTTCATTAGAGTCATTAAAATTACCAAAAAGACTAGGATTTATTGTTACTAAAAGGGTGATAATTGTGCCAATCCAGACAAGAAATATGACGGGATTTTTGATGGCAATTTTAGGATTTAATTTGATAAAAGATTGTTTAATTGCTCTGGTATAAAGCCCTTGATTTTTGGCTTTGGGTGTATGTTTTCGTTGCGATCGTGGTGGTTTATTCATAGTAAAATATTAAGGATTAAAGATTTTTTAATATTTAGTTAAATAGCTAAAGTTTCAAAAGCTATAGGTAAAGATTTATTTTGTGAGAAAAAATTTAACTTTTCAAAACCGATAACTTTCCCATTTTTATCCTTCATTAAAATGACTTCATTACCAGTTTCTTCTACCTCGTACTCATTTTCAGGATTGTCAAACCAGACAACTAAACTATCTCCCATAGAGTCATAAAAAACTTTTACTTGTCTTACTTCTGCCATAATAAAATTCCCTCCTTAATTGCACTGGTGCGATATGCCGTTATTAAAAATCCATCAATTTCTAACTTTTTGGATACGGCACATACCCATCTTTTATTACCATCTGCTCGATAAAATAAGAATACTTTTTCATCATTTTTGCTAACACGAATTTCATCTGGTGACATTAAAGTTTGCATAACATCTTCTAATCTGTTTTGCATAATCGGATGTTTCACGGTGGAAATTATATTCCAATAACCTACAGTTGTCCTAACTACAAAACCAAGAGGAGTTATTATTTCAAATAAAATACTGTCTTTTTCTGAATTGTTCATGTTAATTGATATACAATATTGTCATGAAAAAGATGATTTCTGTCTAAAATATCTATAGAATAGATCATCCTGCTAATTGAAAACCCTCTGCGATCGCACCTAACGCTAATACAGGAAAAAATGTTAATGCACCTAAGATCAAAATAACTCCTGCGGTTATACTCGTAAATAGCACCGTATCTGTGCGTAAAGTACCAGAAGTTAAAGGCACAAGTTGTTTCCGTGACATATTATCAGCTAACAACAACAAGGCAATAATTGGCACATATCTACCTAAAATTAAACTAAAGGTTGCACTTAGATTCCACCAAAGAGTATTATCACCTAATCCTTCAAATCCTGAACCGTTATTAGCGGCGGCGGAGGCGTATTCAAACACCACCTGAGAAATGCCATGAAAGCCGGGGTTGCTTATTCCTGCTAGAGCTTCTGGAAAAGCTAAAGTGATGGCACTAGGGATTAAAATGGCGATGGGATGCACTAATAAAATCACACTGGCTAAGACGATTTCAGGTTTTTCGATTTTTCGCCCTAAAAATTCAGGTGTTCTTCCTACCATTAATCCTGTTAAAAATACGGTTAAAATCAGATAAATGAATAAATAAGCTGTTCCTGTACCTTGTCCTCCCCAAATTATCTGTAAAAATAGGTTGAATATGGTACTAAACCCCCCCGTGGGCATCAGTGAATCGTGCATTCCATTCACAGCACCGCACATAGTAGCCGTTGTCATCACTGCCCATAAAGCGGTTTGACTCCAACCAAATCTTACTTCTTTCCCTTCTAAGTTGGGTTGAGTATCTCCCAATAAGTTATTAACTAAAGGATTACCGTAATATTCTCCTACTGCACTTATGGCTATTAAGACAACAAAGATGCTAAACACCATCCCATAGATTAACCATGCTTGACGTTTATTATTGGCAAATACCCCATAAGTATAAATTAGAGATGTGGGAATGCTCATCATAGCCAGAATGGTAAATAGATTGGAGAAAGGATTAGGATTTTCGTAAGGATGAGCGGAATTAATGCCAAAAAAACCGCCTCCATTTTCCCCCAATTCTTTGATAATTTCAAAATGGGCGACAGGTCCGATCGCAATTACTTGATTTGCTCCTTCTAAGGTTGTCGCTGTTACTGGTGGAGATAAGGTTTCGGGTACTCCTGAGATTATTAGCACGATCGCCCCTACAATGGAAATGGGTAATAAAATTCGAGTAATAGATAAAGTTAAGTCCA
This is a stretch of genomic DNA from Cyanobacterium aponinum PCC 10605. It encodes these proteins:
- the kdpC gene encoding K(+)-transporting ATPase subunit C, whose protein sequence is MLSVNDFSKAIRATLILWLITAIIYPLFILIFGQIFLPYQANGSLIKDNQNNIIGSSLIGQSFQSDRYFWSRPSVINYSTGEDGGETGVSGASNLAPSNPDLVKNIEAEITKLKQVGITPTADLVYTSGSGLDPHISIQSAQNQIERIAIARNLDPNQLRELIKSHTEGRFLGIFGEPRINTLKLNIELDEFSKEIGY
- the kdpF gene encoding K(+)-transporting ATPase subunit F → MKIRFFSDKLSVYLFSILVVNILISPLVYASTNQVFSRGQSYALGLLGLVTMSLFIYLFVVIFQPEKF
- the kdpB gene encoding potassium-transporting ATPase subunit KdpB, which gives rise to MNKPPRSQRKHTPKAKNQGLYTRAIKQSFIKLNPKIAIKNPVIFLVWIGTIITLLVTINPSLFGNFNDSNERLFNGLITLILFSTVLFANFAEAVAEGRGKAQADALRATKSDTIARLILPNGLIKEVNSTSLKRDDQIKVIAGDIIPADGEVIGGMASVDESAITGESAPVLKQPGTDIASSVTGGTRIISDELVIRVTADPGKGFIDRMISLVEGAQRSKTPNEIALTVLLAVLTQVFLIVIATMPPIANYVDNPVSIAVLISLLVALIPTTIGGLLSAIGIAGMDRVSQFNVIATSGRAVEACGDINTLVLDKTGTITLGNRLAEEFIPVNGHTLAEVANIALISSLFDETPEGRSIVDLAQQLGSQADFDINTATGIEFSARTRMSGTDLDTGIEIRKGAVDAIKGFVRSRGGNVSNDLDRTYEKVSRLGGTPLAVCQGDDIYGVIYLKDIIKPGIRERFDQMRRMGIRTIMLTGDNQITASVIAQEAGVDDFIAEATPEDKIEVIRREQAEGKLVAMTGDGTNDAPALAQANVGVAMNSGTQAAKEAANMVDLDSDPTKLIDIVTIGKQLLITRGALTTFSIANDVAKYFAIIPAIFASTGIGALNIMDLSSTQSAILSALIYNALIIPALIPIALKGVKFRALTADQLLQRNILIYGLGGVIAPFIAIKVIDMMVSAAGLA
- a CDS encoding DUF2283 domain-containing protein; the encoded protein is MAEVRQVKVFYDSMGDSLVVWFDNPENEYEVEETGNEVILMKDKNGKVIGFEKLNFFSQNKSLPIAFETLAI
- the kdpA gene encoding potassium-transporting ATPase subunit KdpA, which translates into the protein MWQGFLQIILTLVLVVIITPILGNYMACVFLGKPTFLDRFLKPIESRLYSLFGLRILEATNSNGYQYVKDVIASNLVMGILVYLILMTQGFLPLNPTDLSAPTWHLGLHTAISFLTNTNQQHYSGETTFSYASQVLALGFLMFTSAGTGLAVAIAFIRGLTGQRLGSFYVDLTLSITRILLPISIVGAIVLIISGVPETLSPPVTATTLEGANQVIAIGPVAHFEIIKELGENGGGFFGINSAHPYENPNPFSNLFTILAMMSIPTSLIYTYGVFANNKRQAWLIYGMVFSIFVVLIAISAVGEYYGNPLVNNLLGDTQPNLEGKEVRFGWSQTALWAVMTTATMCGAVNGMHDSLMPTGGFSTIFNLFLQIIWGGQGTGTAYLFIYLILTVFLTGLMVGRTPEFLGRKIEKPEIVLASVILLVHPIAILIPSAITLAFPEALAGISNPGFHGISQVVFEYASAAANNGSGFEGLGDNTLWWNLSATFSLILGRYVPIIALLLLADNMSRKQLVPLTSGTLRTDTVLFTSITAGVILILGALTFFPVLALGAIAEGFQLAG